In Pirellulales bacterium, the following proteins share a genomic window:
- a CDS encoding relaxase domain-containing protein, translating into MLSIRLIAAGGEEYYLNLAAEDYYNHGGEPPGVWMGGGATALGLTGTVDRAAFRRIFWGYHPLTGKELVQNAGHSDRKCAWDFTFSAPKSVSIIWAGANFELRQRIQQIQQQSVEAALHYAEANLAFSRTGKGGLQLRAARLVGAAYEHATNREQQNQIHTHLLIMNAAPDETGQKTRALTSRVLYKYKKILGAYYRAEMARRLESLGFHIIRKGDSFEIAGVPEKLILAHSQRRVQILEYLHKHGQHGAIAAAEAALKTRRAKLDIPPRSELFARWQEVNRKHGFTAERIESLRKGTPRQPTDDIPKLLASSERAIANRLAHFSRRDFLFESLLEAPKWAVAPEAVVDAVDKHLAQGPNIVKLQDLGGESRFTTCAILEEEAKILELVNHLCDTSGCYVNDRIVEKVLRQNTHLRPDQVAAIRDLTEFPGSLRILCSMAGSGKTTLLKVFREICRRQGLRVIGAGYTGKAARGLEQASGIPSDTIHRRLVDYKIPRKQVLKHHVKQLWRAARGKRTYRFRMPKPMHIDGRTIVVVDEAGMVNERQMTMLMQRVSKAGGTLLLLGDPRQLPPIEGRAPFQAICRRAPCAELTKVSRQEDDWARKAVVALFEGRVAEALRAYADRKLIVVREDREEALQSLVLDWTAVGLTTPDQAVILTSTNEESEAANLLAQQKRLRAGCLNPNRSLEIRDHDAAKGIAYTNRVYVGDRVVFTLNNHQYGVENGAVGTILSLSPSPFVRSIAVKLDDGRRVIIPVRHFPHIRLGYAMTTHKAQGATVPEVFVLACSAPNHPIAYVQLSRSIRKTRLYTDKSMYDQFEQEIEDSPLAHQMQKSLDLQFATDLLPEVAANLKPLAGTPPAATRSAKSKQSQAVRNKAKTGKRQKPRRRENPDQTYLLQHLESLKRRRRKRLAAGYAPDTLDSISLPEVPDDFQPLAQEAIAAPYIARDQVTITTQTMECSQIPIEVIVDVHFQSSATHAHRLKEKEEQERREREEEQRKQEEETLRQKQQAPTPADTWHSSTTTSDFTAASSSNSGFASLDTSCSIPISTPMPLNDASQKQFFELLAREQAARDASLTTVVYVS; encoded by the coding sequence ATGCTCTCAATCCGACTGATCGCTGCTGGCGGCGAAGAATACTACCTCAACCTCGCCGCGGAGGACTATTACAACCACGGCGGCGAACCCCCAGGCGTCTGGATGGGCGGCGGAGCCACGGCTCTTGGACTTACTGGTACCGTGGACCGGGCTGCTTTTCGCAGGATCTTCTGGGGTTATCACCCCCTGACAGGAAAGGAACTCGTACAAAACGCCGGCCACAGTGACCGAAAATGTGCATGGGATTTTACTTTCTCAGCCCCTAAGAGCGTGTCCATCATCTGGGCGGGTGCCAACTTCGAATTGAGGCAGCGGATTCAACAAATTCAACAGCAATCCGTCGAGGCCGCACTCCACTACGCCGAGGCGAACTTGGCCTTCTCGCGGACGGGAAAAGGAGGTCTCCAACTCCGTGCCGCCAGGCTCGTGGGGGCCGCCTATGAACACGCCACCAACAGAGAGCAGCAAAATCAAATCCATACGCACTTGCTGATAATGAACGCCGCTCCTGATGAAACAGGCCAGAAGACGCGCGCATTGACCAGCCGTGTGTTGTATAAATACAAAAAAATCCTGGGAGCTTACTATCGTGCCGAAATGGCCCGTCGCCTTGAATCACTGGGATTCCACATTATTCGAAAGGGGGACAGCTTCGAGATTGCCGGAGTGCCTGAAAAGCTAATCCTGGCCCATTCACAGCGACGCGTTCAGATTCTTGAGTACCTTCACAAACATGGCCAACATGGAGCGATTGCTGCTGCTGAGGCAGCACTAAAGACGCGCCGTGCCAAGCTAGATATACCCCCACGAAGTGAGCTTTTCGCTCGTTGGCAAGAGGTCAACCGAAAACATGGATTCACTGCGGAGAGGATCGAGTCGCTGCGAAAGGGAACGCCGCGTCAGCCGACCGATGACATTCCCAAGCTCCTCGCGTCTTCCGAACGGGCGATTGCTAACAGGCTGGCCCACTTCTCCCGCAGGGATTTTCTCTTCGAGTCGCTTCTGGAAGCACCGAAGTGGGCCGTCGCTCCAGAGGCCGTGGTAGATGCCGTTGACAAGCACCTGGCCCAAGGCCCGAACATCGTTAAGCTCCAAGACCTCGGTGGCGAGTCGCGGTTCACAACCTGTGCCATTCTTGAGGAAGAGGCCAAAATTCTTGAACTCGTCAACCACCTTTGCGATACGTCCGGATGCTACGTCAACGACCGCATTGTCGAGAAGGTCCTCCGCCAGAATACGCATTTGCGGCCCGATCAAGTAGCTGCGATCCGTGATCTTACCGAATTTCCAGGCAGTCTGCGAATTCTCTGCAGTATGGCCGGCAGCGGGAAGACGACGCTGCTGAAGGTCTTTCGAGAAATTTGCCGTAGACAGGGGTTACGGGTCATCGGTGCGGGGTACACGGGCAAGGCGGCTCGGGGACTTGAGCAGGCCTCGGGCATCCCCAGCGACACGATTCATCGTCGTTTGGTCGACTATAAGATACCACGAAAACAAGTCTTGAAGCACCACGTCAAACAACTCTGGCGTGCTGCCCGAGGCAAACGGACCTATCGTTTCCGGATGCCCAAACCCATGCACATCGATGGCCGCACAATTGTTGTTGTCGATGAGGCCGGAATGGTCAACGAACGACAAATGACCATGCTTATGCAGCGAGTGAGCAAGGCTGGCGGCACACTTCTCCTCCTAGGCGATCCGCGCCAATTGCCCCCAATTGAGGGGCGAGCGCCATTTCAGGCAATCTGCCGCCGTGCCCCTTGTGCCGAGCTTACTAAGGTTAGTCGCCAGGAGGACGACTGGGCACGCAAAGCCGTAGTTGCTCTATTCGAAGGTCGCGTCGCTGAGGCATTACGTGCCTATGCCGACCGCAAGCTAATTGTTGTTCGGGAAGACCGTGAGGAAGCACTGCAGTCGTTGGTGCTGGATTGGACGGCCGTCGGCCTGACGACGCCCGACCAAGCCGTCATTCTCACTTCGACCAATGAGGAAAGTGAAGCCGCGAATCTCCTGGCACAGCAGAAACGACTCCGGGCCGGCTGCCTAAATCCCAACCGTTCGCTGGAGATTCGCGACCACGACGCGGCCAAAGGCATCGCCTATACCAATCGAGTTTACGTCGGCGACCGTGTCGTTTTTACCCTTAACAACCACCAATACGGCGTTGAAAACGGAGCCGTAGGGACAATCCTGTCCCTCAGTCCCTCTCCCTTTGTCCGCTCTATAGCCGTCAAACTGGATGACGGCCGCCGCGTGATTATTCCCGTCCGTCACTTCCCCCACATCCGACTGGGCTATGCGATGACAACCCACAAGGCACAGGGAGCTACCGTTCCGGAAGTATTCGTCTTGGCGTGCAGCGCGCCGAATCACCCTATCGCCTATGTTCAGTTGTCGCGGTCTATCCGCAAGACCCGGCTCTACACCGACAAGTCGATGTACGACCAGTTCGAGCAAGAGATCGAAGACTCGCCGCTCGCTCATCAGATGCAAAAGTCTCTGGACCTCCAATTCGCCACGGACCTCCTTCCCGAGGTCGCCGCAAACTTGAAGCCTCTTGCTGGCACACCACCGGCCGCTACACGCTCCGCCAAGAGCAAGCAATCCCAGGCCGTCCGCAATAAAGCAAAAACTGGCAAGAGACAGAAGCCCCGTCGTCGCGAAAATCCCGACCAAACCTACCTGCTGCAGCACCTTGAGTCGCTCAAACGCCGCCGACGTAAACGACTGGCTGCCGGGTACGCTCCCGACACCCTCGACTCCATTTCCCTGCCCGAAGTCCCGGATGACTTCCAACCTCTGGCCCAAGAAGCCATCGCCGCTCCCTATATTGCTCGCGACCAAGTAACCATCACTACTCAGACCATGGAATGCAGTCAGATTCCCATAGAAGTCATCGTTGACGTCCATTTCCAAAGCTCCGCGACTCATGCTCACAGACTGAAGGAGAAAGAGGAGCAAGAACGACGCGAGCGAGAGGAAGAGCAGCGAAAGCAAGAGGAAGAGACCCTACGTCAGAAGCAGCAGGCCCCAACGCCCGCCGACACGTGGCATTCCTCGACCACTACTTCTGACTTCACCGCTGCGTCATCCTCCAACTCTGGATTCGCTTCCCTCGACACTTCCTGTTCCATCCCCATCTCCACGCCGATGCCGCTTAACGATGCCAGTCAGAAGCAGTTCTTTGAGCTTCTAGCTCGTGAACAAGCGGCAAGAGATGCCTCGCTCACCACCGTGGTCTATGTCTCTTAG
- a CDS encoding VWA domain-containing protein, which translates to MPASTARSYFRPGNIGGNPIGPYFAEENTSRTGRNFVRGILQGGILLVTTAVFSYLISLTPGLASLVLDRDRAELEIKLSALGQAGDWPAVVDMISKRLDRPASRHWRAVLTQRLYDSLVSAGQAAAGGDAEQFFQRAITTARDHSLSDTLAVSQLERLHLARAYDTANRTAQRLTKQDVERQAALQNAAAQLAVEARTKTELQATISTQQTELQKLGHAVAQMKTDTETAKTAEQKARTDAQQAETRVHDAQAEVNTVRQAHITATFAMLLDWGDSLPRLHPLRKSRYDLAKAIAEEHALDPSPAIDRVAQWSRDEANAQPAVLPPGVRAAFRRVNTSTLSPITLVDLDIRLDSGQFMPNLKAKDFHVKHGTAFITPNLSTVFTPTGDRLSVVLLLDESNSTSGQPLLQVGTGAARLLTELQGQAELKVTAFATNLRPIADWTDKPSAYANRLQLAARGKTALMQALAQAVEDLQTRSGRRAIVLFTDGRDTVGGPGLAELITRCRQQQTTVHVIALQTAELDRDILTNLTQSTGGVLLPTAKSTELPELFRTAAAELRIPFYRLAFLEPLPDHAQLVIGKGPTALTITSLQTTQQ; encoded by the coding sequence ATGCCTGCTTCCACGGCGCGAAGCTACTTCCGCCCAGGAAACATTGGTGGTAATCCAATTGGACCTTACTTTGCTGAGGAAAACACGAGCCGGACCGGCCGCAATTTCGTTCGCGGCATCCTTCAGGGGGGGATTCTCCTCGTCACCACCGCCGTCTTTTCGTATTTGATTTCCCTTACCCCCGGCCTCGCATCGTTGGTTCTGGACCGCGACCGAGCCGAATTGGAAATCAAGCTTTCCGCACTCGGTCAAGCGGGCGACTGGCCGGCAGTGGTCGACATGATTTCCAAACGGCTTGACCGGCCAGCTTCGCGACACTGGCGTGCTGTTTTGACCCAAAGACTATACGATTCCCTCGTTTCGGCAGGTCAAGCCGCTGCCGGAGGCGACGCGGAGCAGTTCTTTCAGCGGGCAATCACGACCGCCCGAGACCATTCGCTTAGCGACACGCTCGCCGTTTCCCAGCTTGAGCGACTGCATTTGGCACGAGCGTACGACACGGCAAATCGGACCGCCCAGCGTCTGACGAAACAGGATGTAGAGCGTCAGGCCGCCTTGCAGAACGCGGCAGCACAACTCGCCGTGGAGGCTCGCACCAAGACTGAGTTGCAAGCGACAATTTCCACCCAGCAGACCGAATTGCAGAAGCTCGGTCACGCGGTTGCCCAGATGAAAACCGACACAGAAACTGCAAAAACGGCCGAGCAGAAAGCTCGGACGGATGCGCAACAGGCGGAAACGCGAGTTCACGACGCCCAAGCAGAAGTCAACACCGTCCGACAGGCACACATCACGGCGACCTTCGCCATGCTCCTCGATTGGGGAGATTCTCTACCCCGCTTGCACCCGCTCCGCAAGTCAAGGTACGACTTGGCTAAGGCAATTGCTGAAGAACACGCCCTGGACCCGTCACCAGCTATCGATCGAGTGGCACAATGGAGTCGTGACGAAGCAAATGCACAACCAGCAGTCCTACCTCCAGGAGTACGTGCGGCGTTTCGACGCGTTAACACGTCCACGCTATCCCCGATTACCCTTGTGGACTTGGATATCCGGCTTGATAGCGGTCAGTTTATGCCGAATCTAAAAGCAAAGGATTTCCACGTGAAACACGGAACCGCTTTCATTACTCCCAATCTGTCCACCGTGTTTACGCCCACTGGTGACCGACTTTCCGTTGTCCTCCTGCTGGACGAATCGAACAGCACCTCCGGCCAACCGCTTCTCCAGGTAGGAACCGGAGCTGCACGGCTCCTTACGGAGCTTCAAGGGCAGGCCGAGCTCAAGGTAACCGCCTTCGCAACAAATCTCCGTCCCATAGCCGACTGGACCGATAAACCCTCTGCGTATGCCAACCGGCTACAACTGGCAGCCCGCGGCAAGACTGCCCTAATGCAAGCGTTAGCTCAGGCCGTAGAAGACCTCCAGACACGTTCCGGTCGACGAGCGATCGTATTGTTCACAGATGGCCGCGACACCGTCGGAGGCCCCGGCCTGGCAGAGCTAATCACACGGTGTCGTCAACAACAGACCACGGTCCACGTCATAGCATTGCAAACCGCCGAGCTCGACCGCGACATTCTGACCAACTTGACCCAGAGCACAGGTGGCGTCCTGCTGCCCACAGCCAAGTCAACCGAGCTTCCAGAATTATTCCGAACTGCAGCGGCCGAACTGCGAATCCCGTTCTATCGCTTGGCGTTTCTGGAACCTCTACCTGACCACGCACAACTTGTCATTGGAAAAGGACCGACAGCACTCACCATAACCTCATTGCAGACTACCCAGCAATAA
- a CDS encoding DUF932 domain-containing protein produces the protein MNLTRASRELFRRTPDETFPSLEVFQKHFQWQREQSLEIWQPPRTLSARPAGGERLMLDAGDDGAYEMNDWSFGQLCRLSGIAKDTVNRLTPETASRVFAETLPGGQKPLQLFTLGGQLRSIHAASYTRLHNADLLDVVKDVAGDFQPPPAGFNGATGLYGGEQDMFCFLIDPAGWTEIDGETFAPGFFLWNSEVGCRSVGIETFWFQQICQNHIVWDAVEVVEFSRKHTTNVFEALGEIRQAIAALVRKRDERRDGFLKAIRHAMDTKLGTDAEEVQKVLSQNGVGRSLAKEAISMAEGRFTIFAMVDALTRIAGKMANAGERLGVDQQAAQLLALAV, from the coding sequence ATGAATCTCACGCGTGCTTCACGCGAACTGTTCCGGCGGACGCCGGATGAAACCTTTCCGTCGCTGGAAGTCTTCCAAAAGCACTTCCAGTGGCAGCGAGAGCAGTCGCTGGAAATCTGGCAACCGCCACGGACCCTTTCCGCCCGGCCGGCGGGAGGCGAACGGCTGATGCTGGACGCCGGCGATGACGGGGCCTACGAAATGAACGACTGGAGCTTCGGCCAACTCTGCCGCCTCTCGGGAATCGCCAAGGATACGGTGAACCGGCTGACGCCGGAAACCGCCTCCCGCGTGTTCGCCGAGACGCTGCCTGGGGGCCAGAAGCCCTTGCAGTTGTTCACGCTCGGCGGCCAACTCCGTTCCATCCACGCCGCCAGCTACACCCGGCTCCACAATGCCGACCTGCTGGACGTGGTAAAAGATGTCGCCGGCGACTTCCAACCGCCGCCGGCGGGCTTCAACGGGGCCACCGGCCTTTACGGCGGGGAGCAGGATATGTTCTGCTTCCTCATCGACCCGGCCGGCTGGACCGAAATCGACGGCGAGACCTTCGCCCCTGGATTCTTCTTGTGGAATTCGGAGGTTGGCTGTCGCAGCGTCGGCATCGAGACGTTCTGGTTTCAGCAAATTTGCCAAAACCATATCGTCTGGGACGCCGTGGAAGTTGTCGAATTCTCCCGTAAGCACACGACCAACGTCTTTGAGGCCCTCGGCGAAATCCGCCAGGCCATCGCGGCACTGGTCCGCAAACGGGACGAACGGCGTGACGGATTCCTGAAGGCCATCCGGCATGCAATGGACACCAAGCTCGGCACCGATGCCGAGGAAGTCCAGAAGGTGCTCAGCCAGAACGGTGTCGGCCGCAGCCTGGCGAAAGAGGCTATCTCGATGGCCGAAGGCCGCTTCACGATCTTTGCCATGGTCGATGCGTTGACACGCATTGCCGGCAAGATGGCCAATGCCGGGGAACGCCTCGGCGTGGACCAGCAAGCGGCTCAACTCTTGGCATTGGCGGTGTAG
- a CDS encoding type IV secretion system DNA-binding domain-containing protein has translation MSTTIIACLRKLLGFRGTTPAIPHDPDFWRQLGHHELTAIAIAQCFSEYWIHKGAAKPESKARYCLRRLTGEIPISCDNPQKPSRSFPDHMLETHPLHWCVAYTCFLYPLSQAVEIARIAAVRRCHDRQLAYYRLVRQDFDVLRATQVAFALKFRKNRTPVEPSFWRQIGHNPPHSRRLIRCCPEYWFPRTKPSWRKAVCFARRSLKRLGLQLEKPDHNFYELAAIGKADIRRRDPAYWYMQGHDWNEALLKAVHEAFGGLCPCAKEFFQIRRLIKDAESEGELLADGNIHVAGPHLGFQDEYEFLQQRRRHKTSRRSSPQWGPLKLTSKASARAHCCAIGLPGAGTDTLLHVLMDSVRKSRWLVVDGGHNLLPAVLSARPAEHVFLLNPFDARACGWSIAEDAANLSQIQQLVAAILPDDPSSDATILESARQILTALIVTFNRQAPGKWGLSHLFAALQENSLAVVLSSSPDTSRLFDLLATTPHLSLVAEYLHAKLAPLQPLAAASRRAARHVSISAWLQSSSALVLACHQPHQSALASVNRIILRLLTSRMLEVQPRSRRTRVFISDLDQVGRLDGLVAMLTQGAANGISVALTVTDLDILQRYYGSEATGILSLCDNYAILRTNNPSTARWASQLIGTETIKMLHKTKGTLSGKTSRGMTITTTERLLVPPAAFQALPLQKDNSLVVGFFKTHGRRIFRGQITRSSIPLMTKSGTPTTEVASFIPSANDAPMLSDEADTLLQDLGFPISESSARSCRKNHDRMSHSAKTPMAAPMNDSDFDMDDFPRIRLPRRKD, from the coding sequence ATGTCCACGACGATCATCGCCTGCCTACGGAAACTTCTGGGTTTCCGCGGCACCACCCCTGCTATTCCCCATGACCCTGATTTTTGGCGGCAGCTTGGCCACCACGAACTTACCGCCATCGCCATTGCACAGTGCTTTTCTGAATACTGGATACATAAAGGCGCTGCTAAACCGGAAAGTAAAGCACGTTACTGCCTTCGCCGCTTGACCGGTGAGATTCCGATCAGTTGTGACAACCCCCAAAAACCGTCCCGATCTTTTCCCGACCATATGTTGGAAACTCACCCCCTTCATTGGTGCGTTGCCTACACTTGTTTTCTCTATCCGCTTTCCCAAGCCGTAGAAATCGCTCGCATCGCCGCGGTTCGGCGATGTCACGACCGTCAACTAGCCTATTACCGCCTCGTGCGGCAGGACTTCGACGTGTTGCGAGCAACGCAGGTTGCGTTTGCTCTCAAATTTCGAAAAAACCGGACTCCCGTCGAGCCCAGTTTCTGGCGGCAGATTGGCCATAACCCGCCCCATTCCCGCCGCCTGATACGGTGCTGTCCCGAATATTGGTTCCCACGCACCAAGCCGTCCTGGCGAAAGGCCGTTTGCTTCGCTCGGCGATCATTGAAAAGACTCGGCCTGCAATTGGAGAAGCCGGACCACAACTTCTATGAGCTTGCTGCGATAGGAAAAGCCGATATCCGCCGCCGTGACCCTGCCTACTGGTACATGCAAGGGCACGATTGGAATGAGGCTCTCTTGAAGGCCGTTCACGAAGCCTTCGGTGGTCTATGCCCGTGTGCCAAAGAATTCTTTCAAATTCGACGCCTGATTAAGGACGCGGAGTCCGAAGGCGAGCTCCTCGCGGATGGCAACATCCACGTCGCCGGCCCGCATCTGGGCTTTCAGGATGAATACGAATTCCTGCAACAACGACGCCGACACAAAACATCGCGTCGCTCCTCGCCCCAATGGGGACCGCTAAAACTCACGTCGAAGGCGTCCGCCCGAGCTCACTGTTGTGCGATTGGCTTACCCGGCGCTGGCACCGACACCCTCCTCCACGTTCTCATGGACTCCGTAAGGAAATCACGTTGGCTGGTTGTTGACGGTGGCCATAACCTGCTTCCGGCGGTTTTGTCGGCACGCCCCGCAGAGCATGTTTTTCTCCTCAATCCCTTCGACGCTCGGGCATGCGGATGGAGCATTGCCGAGGATGCGGCAAATCTCTCCCAAATTCAACAACTCGTCGCGGCAATCTTGCCCGATGACCCCAGCAGTGATGCCACGATTCTCGAATCGGCGAGGCAAATCCTCACGGCCCTGATCGTTACATTCAACCGTCAGGCTCCCGGAAAGTGGGGACTGTCACATCTCTTTGCTGCACTGCAAGAAAACTCCCTTGCCGTTGTTCTCTCCAGTTCGCCCGATACTTCGAGGCTTTTTGATTTACTGGCTACCACTCCTCACCTGAGTTTAGTCGCCGAGTATCTTCACGCCAAACTAGCTCCCCTTCAGCCTTTAGCCGCTGCCTCGCGTCGCGCCGCCCGGCATGTCAGCATTAGTGCCTGGCTCCAGTCCTCGTCAGCACTTGTCCTCGCTTGCCATCAGCCTCACCAATCTGCACTTGCTTCCGTGAACCGAATCATCCTTCGGCTACTGACTTCACGAATGTTGGAAGTTCAACCTCGCTCCCGCCGAACACGAGTATTCATTTCCGACCTGGACCAGGTGGGACGTTTAGATGGACTTGTTGCGATGCTTACGCAAGGTGCAGCCAACGGCATAAGTGTGGCACTAACCGTCACGGACCTGGACATCCTCCAGCGTTACTATGGTTCCGAGGCGACAGGCATCCTCAGTCTATGCGATAATTACGCTATCCTAAGAACCAACAATCCCTCAACCGCACGCTGGGCCTCACAATTGATCGGGACGGAGACAATTAAGATGCTCCATAAAACCAAAGGAACGCTATCAGGCAAGACCAGCCGGGGCATGACGATTACGACAACCGAACGCTTGCTGGTCCCTCCAGCCGCCTTCCAAGCATTGCCGCTCCAGAAAGATAACTCCCTCGTTGTCGGTTTCTTCAAGACCCATGGACGCCGCATCTTCCGAGGTCAAATCACTCGTTCCTCGATACCCCTTATGACCAAATCAGGAACGCCGACAACAGAGGTTGCTTCATTCATTCCGTCCGCAAATGATGCCCCGATGCTTTCGGATGAAGCCGACACTCTATTGCAGGATTTGGGATTTCCTATTTCCGAATCCTCGGCCCGAAGTTGCAGGAAGAACCACGATCGCATGAGTCACTCGGCGAAAACGCCCATGGCCGCACCAATGAACGATTCCGATTTCGATATGGACGATTTTCCACGCATCAGATTGCCGCGACGCAAGGATTGA